From Methanosarcina lacustris Z-7289, one genomic window encodes:
- a CDS encoding NADH:flavin oxidoreductase has product MIFDPIIVCNMELQNRFVRSATHEFMAEEDGTPTSRLGDLYEELAKNEVGLIITGYSYVFPGGQSDSLQQGIYNDRFIEHYRKITERVHRYKSRIVLQIVHGGRQADTSDEYPIPIAPSVVKNGHSSVAPREMTEKEILEMIEAFTLAAVRAKTAGFDGVQLHCAHGFLLSNFISPYTNRRTDRWGGSVENRARIVTEIVRRIKEETGNDFPILVKMNATDGFLPGSSKAGLGLDSPECVEIAKLLEKAGVCAIEVSGGIGEAGGVTIKTAINSPAKEAYFKNYSKMIKSAVGIPVILVGGIRSLSVMEELLANGFADLISMSRTFISEPDLVLKLKSGEAKKARCVSCNLCFDPEGIRCNFEFQ; this is encoded by the coding sequence ATGATTTTTGACCCTATTATTGTCTGCAACATGGAACTGCAGAACCGCTTTGTAAGGTCTGCGACCCATGAGTTCATGGCCGAAGAAGACGGGACACCCACTTCCAGGCTCGGAGACCTCTATGAAGAGCTTGCAAAAAATGAAGTCGGGCTGATCATAACCGGATATTCTTATGTATTTCCAGGCGGTCAGAGCGATAGCTTGCAGCAGGGTATCTATAATGACCGTTTCATCGAGCATTACCGGAAGATAACCGAGAGGGTACACAGGTACAAAAGCAGGATTGTGCTCCAGATAGTGCATGGAGGACGGCAGGCAGACACTTCGGATGAATACCCTATTCCGATTGCTCCGTCCGTGGTCAAAAACGGGCATTCGTCAGTAGCCCCCAGGGAAATGACCGAAAAGGAAATCCTGGAAATGATTGAGGCTTTTACCCTGGCGGCTGTGAGGGCAAAGACAGCAGGCTTTGACGGAGTCCAGCTTCACTGTGCCCATGGTTTCCTTTTAAGCAATTTCATCTCTCCCTATACAAACAGGCGGACTGACAGATGGGGAGGCTCCGTGGAAAACCGGGCAAGGATAGTCACGGAGATAGTAAGGCGCATAAAAGAGGAAACAGGGAACGATTTTCCGATTCTTGTGAAAATGAATGCAACGGATGGTTTTCTGCCCGGTTCCTCAAAGGCAGGGCTGGGACTCGATTCCCCTGAATGTGTGGAAATTGCAAAGCTTCTGGAAAAGGCAGGTGTATGTGCAATAGAGGTCAGCGGAGGGATAGGCGAGGCAGGCGGGGTGACTATAAAAACTGCAATTAACTCTCCTGCAAAAGAGGCATATTTCAAGAACTATTCAAAAATGATCAAAAGTGCAGTGGGAATCCCGGTAATCCTTGTAGGTGGTATCAGGTCTCTTTCTGTTATGGAAGAACTTCTTGCAAACGGGTTTGCAGACCTTATATCAATGAGCAGGACGTTCATCAGCGAACCTGACCTTGTTTTAAAGCTTAAATCCGGAGAGGCTAAAAAGGCAAGGTGTGTATCCTGCAACCTCTGTTTTGATCCCGAGGGGATCAGGTGCAATTTCGAGTTTCAGTGA
- a CDS encoding magnesium transporter, producing the protein MRKKGSQTSYYTVRGIIQRGLPVLSITCVIGIIVGQILNTRENSLLSMPAILILIPSLIKIGGDTGSMLGARLSSAFHMGLGDRIYRNPVVHNSVIAASIVGFVSSISVSVLVFFASKFMGFGMPFLTLLEISLIAVVIELTVVYSATIAIAFASHRFGMDPDDTVIPIIASLGDLVGVMGIFIALHLLEIL; encoded by the coding sequence TTGAGAAAAAAAGGGAGCCAGACCAGCTATTACACTGTAAGGGGTATTATCCAGCGTGGGCTTCCCGTTCTTTCGATTACCTGCGTAATAGGAATCATTGTCGGGCAGATACTTAACACAAGAGAAAATAGCCTGCTTTCCATGCCTGCAATCCTTATCCTTATTCCTTCCCTTATCAAGATCGGGGGCGATACGGGCAGCATGCTGGGTGCCAGACTTTCATCGGCTTTCCACATGGGGCTTGGGGACCGGATTTACAGGAACCCTGTGGTACATAACAGCGTTATTGCAGCCTCAATTGTGGGCTTTGTTTCTTCAATTTCCGTCAGTGTGCTGGTTTTCTTTGCAAGCAAATTCATGGGGTTTGGGATGCCTTTCCTTACCCTGCTGGAAATCAGCCTTATTGCAGTTGTTATAGAACTTACAGTTGTATACTCTGCAACGATTGCCATTGCTTTTGCTTCTCACCGCTTCGGGATGGATCCTGATGATACTGTTATACCTATAATAGCAAGCCTTGGAGACCTTGTGGGAGTTATGGGGATCTTCATTGCCCTGCATTTGCTGGAGATTTTATAA
- a CDS encoding heme exporter protein CcmB: MIRSFYIAAKDLKAEFRTKQMLNSMFIFSLLVLVVFSISFGDFLGDTEKVEKLAPGVLWIAFTFAGMLGLSRTFVMETENGCLEALMLCPVDRGAIYTGKILSNLVIVFLMEAVTLPFFIILFNYSLGIGTLLLLLLILFLGTFGFIAVGTLLSALTLGTRTRELLLPVLLLPVLLPVLIPSVEATAGVLAGNSIGDLVPEIRLLAVYDLVFFVISHLVFEYVVSD; encoded by the coding sequence ATGATCCGGAGCTTTTATATCGCTGCAAAAGACCTTAAAGCCGAGTTCCGGACAAAACAGATGCTTAACTCAATGTTCATTTTCTCGCTTCTGGTGCTTGTGGTCTTCAGCATTTCTTTCGGGGATTTTCTAGGGGATACCGAAAAAGTTGAAAAACTTGCTCCCGGCGTGCTCTGGATTGCTTTCACCTTTGCCGGGATGCTCGGGCTTTCCAGGACTTTTGTAATGGAAACTGAAAACGGCTGCCTTGAAGCACTTATGCTCTGCCCTGTAGATAGAGGGGCGATTTATACAGGAAAAATCCTCTCCAACCTTGTTATTGTCTTTCTTATGGAAGCTGTAACCCTGCCCTTCTTTATCATACTATTCAATTACAGCCTGGGAATCGGAACCTTGCTCCTTCTCCTGCTCATCCTCTTCCTGGGGACTTTCGGGTTTATTGCTGTCGGGACCCTGCTCTCTGCCCTTACCCTTGGCACCCGTACAAGAGAACTTCTCCTGCCTGTCCTTCTCCTGCCTGTACTCCTGCCTGTCCTGATTCCTTCAGTGGAAGCAACTGCCGGAGTTCTTGCCGGAAACAGCATCGGGGATCTGGTCCCTGAAATAAGGCTGCTTGCAGTTTACGACCTTGTGTTCTTTGTAATCTCGCACCTGGTCTTTGAATATGTTGTTTCAGACTAA
- a CDS encoding helix-turn-helix domain-containing protein yields the protein MSEENRVGSKIRQIREAQDMTVEELAEASQSNVELIQQLENGALVPSLTPLLKIARALGVRLGTFLDDMPQSGPVVVRAGLSENVVRFSGKTEKPKKSALEFYSLASDKSDRHMEPFIIDIHPSPEESHTLSSHEGEEFIYVLSGEIEIFYGKDVHRLSVGDSIYYDSIVPHDVHAMGKEDARIMAVVYAPL from the coding sequence ATGTCAGAAGAGAACCGTGTCGGCAGCAAGATACGCCAGATTAGAGAAGCCCAGGATATGACTGTTGAAGAACTGGCTGAAGCCAGTCAGAGCAACGTGGAGTTAATCCAGCAGTTAGAAAACGGAGCCCTCGTTCCGTCCTTAACCCCTCTTTTAAAGATTGCCAGGGCTTTAGGCGTCCGTCTCGGCACTTTTCTGGACGACATGCCCCAGAGCGGGCCTGTAGTGGTAAGGGCAGGACTATCCGAAAACGTGGTCCGGTTTTCAGGAAAGACCGAGAAGCCAAAGAAGAGTGCTCTTGAGTTTTACTCCCTTGCTTCGGATAAATCAGATCGCCATATGGAGCCTTTCATCATTGACATCCATCCCTCTCCTGAAGAAAGCCACACACTCTCTTCGCATGAAGGGGAGGAGTTCATCTACGTCCTTTCCGGAGAAATTGAAATATTCTACGGTAAAGATGTTCACAGGCTGAGTGTCGGAGACAGCATCTATTACGATTCCATTGTCCCACATGACGTCCATGCAATGGGAAAAGAGGATGCACGAATAATGGCTGTAGTCTATGCTCCTCTCTAA
- a CDS encoding acyl-CoA thioesterase, with translation MFSINVSPRFGDIDGLGHINNTVLPVWFETGRNSIFRLFSPDLILSPDVWHLILVRTEFDFLKQMYFRSDVEIRTFVAKIGNSSFTVGHEAWQEGELKVKGQAVLVYYDFKLQKAFPLPESIRKVLKKHMFPSMDASPVDAETDTNSPCSI, from the coding sequence ATGTTTAGTATAAATGTTAGTCCGCGCTTTGGAGACATTGATGGTCTCGGGCATATAAATAATACAGTCCTTCCGGTCTGGTTCGAAACGGGAAGAAACTCCATATTCAGGCTTTTCTCCCCGGACCTTATCCTTAGCCCTGATGTGTGGCACCTGATTCTTGTAAGAACTGAGTTTGATTTTCTGAAGCAGATGTATTTCAGGTCCGATGTGGAGATCAGGACCTTCGTTGCAAAGATCGGGAACAGTTCCTTTACTGTGGGGCATGAAGCCTGGCAGGAAGGAGAACTCAAGGTCAAAGGTCAGGCGGTACTGGTCTATTATGACTTCAAACTCCAGAAAGCGTTTCCCCTTCCGGAATCTATCCGCAAGGTCCTGAAAAAGCACATGTTCCCTTCAATGGACGCTTCCCCGGTGGACGCAGAAACTGATACGAATTCTCCCTGCTCAATTTAA
- the msrA gene encoding peptide-methionine (S)-S-oxide reductase MsrA, with product MEENQKAEQRNSTPEKSTDIFENPGEGLEKATFAAGCFWGIEEAFRQVKGVIATAVGYSGGHFEKPTYEQVCTLNTGHAEAIRIIFDPKIVSYKALLDVFWKVHDPTTKDRQGPDVGKQYRSAIFYHSEEQKAAALASKEELEKSGAFKNPIVTEILPVSDFYMAEDYHQQYFEKKGFLQNILRGFKK from the coding sequence GTGGAAGAAAATCAAAAGGCTGAACAGAGGAACTCAACGCCTGAAAAAAGTACGGACATATTTGAAAACCCTGGAGAGGGACTGGAAAAGGCAACATTTGCGGCAGGCTGTTTCTGGGGAATTGAAGAGGCTTTTCGGCAGGTAAAAGGTGTGATTGCAACTGCTGTTGGCTACAGTGGAGGGCATTTTGAAAAGCCTACTTATGAGCAGGTCTGCACCCTTAATACCGGACATGCAGAAGCCATAAGGATCATTTTCGATCCCAAAATTGTTTCTTATAAGGCCTTGCTGGATGTTTTCTGGAAAGTCCATGACCCGACCACAAAGGACAGGCAGGGACCTGATGTAGGAAAACAGTACCGCTCCGCGATCTTTTACCACAGTGAGGAGCAAAAAGCTGCTGCTCTGGCCTCAAAGGAAGAACTTGAGAAGTCAGGAGCTTTCAAAAACCCTATCGTAACCGAGATATTACCGGTTTCTGATTTCTATATGGCAGAAGATTACCACCAGCAGTACTTTGAAAAGAAAGGGTTTTTGCAGAATATACTCAGGGGTTTTAAGAAATAA
- a CDS encoding AMP-binding protein yields MHLIEDSLGKFFEKQVAIDPDHEFIIYPDRNLRFTYSQFNERVNNLAKGLLAIGIKKGDHVGIWAKNVPDWLTFMFATSKIGAVLVTVNTAYKSHEVEYVLKQSDMKALALIDSFRDVDYLKIINELVPELKSSERGRLKSKNFPFLKSVIYVGQEKHRGMYNTSELMLLGSHYPDDELKEILAKVRGDDVVNMQYTSGTTGFPKGVMLTSKNILNNGLSIGDRQKFTHEDRLCLTVPLFHCFGIVLGVMAILTHRATLVMLEVFDPLLVLAAIQKEKCTALYGVPTMFIAEYTHPMFDMFDLSSLRTGIMAGSTCPVEAMKKVVKDMHCHQITSVYGLTEASPGMTQTTVDDLLELRVETVGKSFPGVEVRVVDPSTNEPVPLNTVGELCCRGYNIMKGYYNMPEETKKVIDEEGWLHSGDLGTCDEKGYYRITGRIKDMIIRGGENIYPREIEEFLNAMPGVEDAQVVGIPDTKYGEIVGAFVILEKGADFTEADIRDYAISKIARYKVPKHVFIVKEYPLTASGKIQKYKLRELASGLLKNRGTNGN; encoded by the coding sequence ATGCATCTTATAGAAGATTCTCTTGGAAAATTCTTTGAAAAACAGGTAGCTATAGACCCTGACCACGAGTTTATCATTTATCCCGACCGTAACCTGCGCTTTACTTATAGCCAATTCAACGAAAGGGTAAACAACCTTGCAAAAGGGCTGCTGGCGATAGGGATAAAAAAAGGAGACCATGTAGGGATCTGGGCGAAGAACGTCCCTGACTGGCTTACCTTCATGTTTGCCACCTCAAAGATTGGGGCAGTTCTGGTTACGGTAAATACCGCATACAAGAGCCATGAAGTTGAGTATGTGCTCAAACAGTCAGATATGAAGGCACTTGCTCTTATCGATAGTTTCAGGGACGTTGATTATCTCAAAATTATTAACGAGCTGGTCCCGGAGCTCAAGAGCTCTGAAAGAGGACGCCTGAAAAGTAAAAATTTCCCATTCCTGAAGAGCGTAATTTATGTTGGACAGGAAAAGCACAGGGGTATGTACAATACCAGTGAGTTGATGCTCCTTGGCAGCCATTATCCCGACGACGAGCTCAAGGAAATTCTGGCAAAGGTTCGCGGGGATGATGTGGTTAACATGCAGTATACTTCAGGGACAACCGGTTTTCCGAAGGGTGTTATGCTGACCAGCAAAAACATCCTGAACAATGGGCTCTCCATAGGCGACCGCCAGAAGTTCACTCACGAAGACCGGCTCTGCCTGACCGTGCCTCTTTTCCACTGCTTTGGAATCGTGCTCGGGGTTATGGCTATCCTGACCCACAGGGCTACGCTTGTTATGCTTGAAGTTTTTGATCCACTCCTGGTGCTTGCTGCAATTCAGAAAGAGAAGTGTACCGCACTTTACGGCGTACCTACAATGTTCATTGCCGAGTACACCCATCCCATGTTTGATATGTTCGACCTCTCTTCCCTTAGAACCGGGATCATGGCTGGTTCTACCTGCCCTGTAGAAGCCATGAAAAAGGTGGTAAAAGATATGCACTGCCACCAGATCACCAGCGTCTACGGACTTACGGAAGCGTCTCCGGGAATGACCCAGACAACTGTTGATGACCTTTTGGAACTCAGAGTTGAGACTGTGGGGAAATCCTTCCCTGGAGTTGAAGTCAGAGTAGTTGACCCATCTACAAATGAGCCAGTGCCTCTTAACACAGTCGGAGAGCTCTGCTGCCGTGGATATAATATCATGAAGGGTTACTACAATATGCCGGAAGAAACAAAAAAAGTGATTGATGAAGAAGGCTGGCTGCACAGTGGGGATCTTGGGACCTGTGACGAGAAAGGTTACTACAGGATCACTGGCCGCATAAAGGACATGATCATCCGGGGTGGGGAAAACATCTATCCTCGGGAAATTGAAGAGTTCCTGAACGCCATGCCCGGTGTCGAAGATGCCCAGGTGGTTGGCATACCTGATACGAAATACGGGGAAATCGTAGGAGCCTTTGTTATCCTTGAAAAAGGTGCAGACTTTACGGAAGCCGATATCAGGGACTATGCTATAAGCAAGATCGCACGCTACAAGGTTCCAAAGCATGTATTCATAGTAAAGGAATATCCATTGACCGCAAGCGGCAAAATCCAGAAATATAAGCTCAGGGAACTGGCCTCGGGGCTTCTGAAAAATAGAGGAACAAACGGCAACTAA
- a CDS encoding YbhB/YbcL family Raf kinase inhibitor-like protein, which produces MNRKAGVVVLMFLFAGVLLISGCIKNEQVEAPADEKSSDTGKGDENMDIQIIKVFSNAFESNSTIPRKYTCDGENINPPLEFANIPEEAESLVLIIDDPDSPMKPFTHWVVWNIEPVAEIEEDSIPGIEGMNNFRKIGYGGPCPPSGTHRYFFRVYALDRQLELKAGAGRKELESEMIGHIIAEGELMGKYGKI; this is translated from the coding sequence ATGAACAGAAAAGCCGGAGTAGTTGTTTTAATGTTCCTGTTTGCAGGAGTGCTCCTGATTTCGGGATGTATTAAAAATGAGCAGGTTGAAGCACCTGCAGATGAAAAGTCTTCCGATACCGGCAAAGGGGATGAGAATATGGACATCCAGATTATAAAGGTTTTTAGCAACGCGTTTGAATCTAACAGTACTATCCCCCGAAAATACACCTGTGATGGGGAAAACATAAACCCGCCTCTGGAATTCGCGAACATTCCGGAGGAAGCCGAAAGTCTGGTACTGATCATTGACGATCCTGATTCTCCCATGAAGCCATTTACTCATTGGGTCGTCTGGAATATTGAACCGGTGGCAGAAATAGAGGAGGATAGCATCCCCGGGATTGAGGGAATGAATAACTTCAGGAAGATCGGCTATGGCGGTCCATGCCCTCCCTCAGGTACACATAGGTACTTCTTCAGAGTTTACGCATTGGACAGACAGCTTGAGCTCAAAGCGGGGGCCGGAAGAAAAGAGCTTGAAAGCGAAATGATAGGGCACATCATCGCCGAAGGAGAACTGATGGGGAAATACGGTAAAATCTGA
- a CDS encoding DUF362 domain-containing protein yields the protein MVIVGLSRDKDTIESVKTAVELAGGLGIKEESTVLIRPNANTADTAPGSTNPEVLRGAIREVKRYNPGKIIVAEKSMTTLDTEKVMKKLGLWQVAEVEGVDEILTFDRIKRWHVKPDGASSWPLGFFVPEFLESIDYTIALPVIKTHWTATFTMGLKSQISITADVDRRQLPHGQGMDMLFGNMIAESNLVYKPDFYISDATKCFVTDGPNIGTLREPGIVLASPDVIANDAAGLALLKTLGTVPKIQSNSVWDQPQIKRAVELGLGARSKEEVTLKGSGVGEINKIIANLA from the coding sequence ATGGTAATTGTTGGATTATCAAGAGATAAGGATACCATAGAATCCGTAAAAACAGCAGTGGAACTTGCAGGAGGGTTGGGTATCAAGGAAGAATCAACGGTCTTGATCCGGCCAAACGCAAACACTGCAGACACCGCCCCGGGTTCGACAAATCCCGAGGTGTTAAGGGGTGCTATCAGGGAAGTAAAAAGATATAACCCAGGGAAAATAATTGTGGCTGAAAAGTCTATGACTACCCTGGATACCGAGAAAGTTATGAAGAAGCTTGGGCTCTGGCAGGTCGCGGAGGTCGAAGGGGTGGACGAAATCCTGACCTTTGATCGGATAAAGCGCTGGCATGTGAAACCTGACGGGGCTTCTTCCTGGCCCCTCGGCTTTTTTGTGCCTGAATTTCTGGAGTCTATAGATTACACGATTGCCCTTCCCGTAATCAAGACCCACTGGACGGCGACTTTTACCATGGGCCTGAAGTCCCAGATCAGCATAACTGCAGATGTGGACCGGAGACAGCTTCCTCACGGGCAGGGGATGGATATGCTCTTCGGAAACATGATTGCCGAATCTAACCTCGTTTATAAGCCTGATTTTTATATATCGGATGCTACAAAGTGCTTTGTAACCGACGGCCCAAATATAGGGACCCTGAGGGAGCCGGGAATTGTTCTGGCAAGCCCGGATGTAATTGCAAACGATGCTGCAGGACTTGCCCTTCTGAAAACCCTGGGCACGGTTCCGAAGATCCAGAGTAACTCAGTCTGGGACCAGCCCCAGATCAAAAGGGCTGTGGAACTGGGACTGGGAGCGCGCAGCAAAGAAGAGGTCACGTTAAAGGGCTCCGGGGTAGGGGAGATAAACAAGATTATTGCCAACCTTGCCTGA
- a CDS encoding cytochrome c biogenesis protein, with translation MASNSRKTGVLAVATAGVMLLAVYMLFFYLPPIKDEAGEVLSGSFRIFFFHMPIAIISYLAFGVVFAASILYLREKSLKWDIYARSAAEVGTLFAFLVLVTGSIWAKDAWGWYWIWDLRLTTSLVLFLVYLAYMMLRKALEEPEKRARLSAVFGILGFMSVPLSFFSIRLWRSAHPLMFGGNTGGSGGGLEGTALQLTLLVNFIAYFLLFLTLFSLKVQNELMGEELDARRYAESEA, from the coding sequence ATGGCATCAAATTCCAGAAAAACCGGAGTGCTGGCAGTTGCAACTGCCGGTGTAATGCTTCTTGCGGTATATATGCTCTTTTTCTACCTGCCTCCGATTAAGGACGAGGCCGGGGAGGTTCTGAGCGGAAGCTTCAGGATATTTTTCTTCCATATGCCAATAGCAATTATATCTTATCTGGCGTTTGGAGTTGTATTTGCCGCAAGTATCCTCTACCTCCGGGAAAAATCTCTCAAATGGGACATCTACGCCCGTTCGGCTGCTGAAGTGGGAACCCTTTTTGCATTCCTTGTGCTTGTCACGGGTTCGATCTGGGCAAAGGATGCCTGGGGGTGGTACTGGATCTGGGATCTCAGGCTGACCACCTCCCTTGTCCTCTTCCTTGTTTACCTCGCCTACATGATGCTCAGAAAAGCCCTCGAAGAGCCTGAAAAAAGAGCCCGGCTTTCGGCAGTCTTCGGGATCCTGGGTTTTATGTCCGTGCCCCTGAGTTTCTTTTCAATCCGGCTCTGGCGCTCGGCTCACCCTCTTATGTTCGGAGGAAACACAGGTGGAAGCGGAGGAGGACTTGAAGGAACGGCGCTTCAACTGACCCTACTTGTCAATTTCATAGCTTATTTCCTGCTCTTCCTCACCCTCTTTTCCTTGAAAGTGCAGAATGAGCTGATGGGAGAGGAACTTGACGCACGCAGATATGCCGAATCAGAAGCCTGA
- a CDS encoding magnesium transporter, with the protein MPPESHRDEDIFESQYIDRYLSEYASVSSIVREALPFELMATVGGVIAGIILSGMTSELEMIPGLIVIYPGLLGLRGNISSTLGSRLGSAIHMGLITDIDRNNPELTNNISGSLLLGFLMAILLGFLGHFVTLALGFESAGAFKLILICVISALTSGVILSFVAVLLAIGMFRFGFDPDNVVTPSIATIGDIVSMFMLFLSAKLVMML; encoded by the coding sequence ATGCCCCCCGAGTCGCACAGGGATGAGGATATCTTCGAATCCCAGTATATAGACAGGTATCTCAGCGAGTACGCGAGTGTCTCTTCAATAGTACGTGAGGCGCTGCCTTTTGAACTTATGGCGACTGTAGGAGGGGTCATTGCAGGAATCATTTTATCGGGAATGACCAGTGAACTTGAAATGATTCCCGGATTAATTGTCATTTATCCTGGCTTGCTAGGGCTGCGAGGGAATATTTCCTCAACCCTTGGTTCCAGGCTGGGCAGTGCAATCCATATGGGGCTGATCACTGACATAGATAGGAACAACCCTGAGCTGACAAATAATATTTCAGGTTCTCTTCTTCTTGGTTTTTTAATGGCTATCTTGCTCGGGTTTTTAGGACATTTTGTTACCCTTGCTCTGGGTTTTGAAAGTGCAGGGGCTTTTAAACTTATCCTTATCTGTGTGATTTCTGCCCTTACTTCCGGAGTAATCCTCTCTTTTGTTGCTGTCCTGCTTGCCATAGGTATGTTCAGGTTCGGCTTCGATCCCGATAATGTTGTTACGCCTTCAATTGCAACTATCGGGGATATCGTTTCCATGTTCATGCTTTTTCTTTCAGCAAAACTGGTGATGATGCTTTGA
- a CDS encoding ABC transporter ATP-binding protein has protein sequence MENAVSIRELSKVFGKTPVLKALDLDLKKGEFAVIFGPNGAGKTTLLKLISTLIEPTGGSVFVSGFNITEEPEKVRKEIGMLSHDSYLYGDLTAKENLHFFGKMYGIDDHELEKRILQLLNEVGLVTKADERISTFSRGMKQRLSIARALLHRPSLLLLDEPYTGLDPGAALVFENLLKSPEFQGSTKLMVSHDLERGFALCDRVLILNKGKFVYDGFKENFSGLQEFRDKCSSMLA, from the coding sequence ATGGAAAACGCGGTCTCTATAAGGGAACTATCAAAAGTTTTCGGGAAAACCCCTGTCCTGAAAGCTCTTGACCTTGACCTAAAAAAAGGCGAATTTGCAGTTATTTTTGGCCCGAACGGAGCTGGGAAAACCACTCTTTTGAAGTTGATCTCAACCCTGATAGAACCTACCGGAGGCTCTGTTTTTGTGTCCGGGTTTAATATAACTGAAGAGCCGGAAAAGGTCCGCAAAGAAATAGGGATGCTTTCCCACGATTCCTACCTCTACGGAGATCTTACTGCAAAAGAAAACCTGCATTTTTTTGGGAAAATGTATGGAATCGACGACCATGAACTCGAAAAGAGAATTTTACAGCTTTTAAATGAGGTCGGGCTTGTAACAAAAGCAGATGAAAGGATCAGCACTTTTTCAAGAGGCATGAAACAGAGGCTTTCCATTGCAAGGGCTCTGCTTCACAGACCTTCCCTCCTCCTTCTGGACGAACCCTATACAGGTCTTGACCCCGGAGCCGCACTGGTTTTCGAAAATCTCCTCAAAAGCCCTGAATTTCAGGGGAGCACAAAATTAATGGTTTCCCACGACCTTGAAAGAGGCTTTGCCCTTTGCGATAGGGTTCTTATCCTGAATAAAGGAAAATTTGTATACGATGGATTTAAGGAAAATTTCTCAGGGCTTCAAGAATTCAGGGATAAATGCAGTTCCATGCTCGCATGA
- a CDS encoding potassium channel family protein, whose product MFPKEFRYSPRNLIDLLTEMKDTSELMVDLAYSAMVYDDEDIAEEVLNLEDKMDTLDYHMKMAAMLSTRRVDEAEELLGVLTVAASSENIANAAGDIAKIVLMKMGIPMELKVALREAEETIVRATVAAESVMTGRTLGDLELDIETGMWVIAIRRSEDWIYDPDKETRIRPGDVLISRGHDEGVPLLFQMATTRKFVPKEIEHDTTLKDLEHAVDIIVDMKNMSELSVGLAYSAILFDNEDIAYEVSALESEMDTMKYELQHWVLETAKHVEDVNVLRGILHLASASEAISDAAYGIADTVLRDIELHPIITLAVRNSEEVITRLQVEKCSPIVGKTFSELRLETETGLHVMAIKRAERWVYAPKGNNVVQAGDTLIARGSRIGEGALIEMCECKLRQ is encoded by the coding sequence ATGTTCCCTAAAGAATTCAGATACAGTCCAAGGAATCTTATAGACCTTTTGACTGAGATGAAGGATACTTCCGAACTCATGGTAGACCTGGCGTATTCTGCAATGGTCTATGATGATGAGGACATCGCAGAAGAGGTGCTTAACCTTGAAGATAAAATGGATACTCTTGATTATCATATGAAGATGGCTGCAATGTTAAGCACCCGCAGGGTTGATGAAGCTGAAGAACTCCTGGGAGTTTTGACGGTTGCTGCCTCCTCGGAAAATATAGCAAACGCTGCAGGCGACATTGCCAAAATTGTTCTCATGAAAATGGGCATTCCTATGGAGCTGAAGGTAGCCCTGAGGGAAGCAGAAGAAACCATTGTCAGGGCAACCGTTGCTGCAGAATCTGTAATGACCGGACGCACTCTTGGCGACCTTGAACTTGATATCGAGACCGGGATGTGGGTAATTGCAATCCGCAGAAGTGAGGACTGGATTTATGACCCTGATAAGGAAACCCGGATTCGCCCAGGAGATGTGCTGATCTCCAGAGGGCATGATGAAGGGGTTCCTCTTTTATTTCAAATGGCGACGACAAGGAAGTTTGTTCCGAAAGAAATCGAACACGATACTACCTTAAAGGACCTTGAACACGCCGTAGACATAATCGTGGACATGAAAAACATGTCTGAACTCTCGGTAGGGCTTGCGTACTCTGCGATCCTCTTCGATAACGAGGATATCGCATATGAGGTCAGTGCTCTTGAGTCCGAAATGGATACCATGAAGTACGAACTTCAGCACTGGGTGCTTGAAACCGCAAAACATGTTGAAGATGTAAATGTGCTCAGGGGAATCCTGCACCTTGCCAGCGCCTCGGAAGCAATTTCGGATGCTGCCTACGGGATTGCAGATACCGTCCTGAGGGATATTGAGCTTCACCCAATCATTACCCTTGCAGTCCGAAACTCCGAAGAGGTCATCACCCGGCTTCAGGTCGAAAAATGCTCCCCAATAGTGGGCAAAACCTTCTCGGAACTGAGACTCGAAACCGAAACCGGGCTGCATGTAATGGCGATCAAGAGAGCGGAACGCTGGGTCTATGCTCCCAAAGGTAATAATGTTGTCCAGGCAGGAGACACGCTTATTGCCCGTGGGTCCAGGATTGGAGAAGGGGCACTCATAGAGATGTGCGAGTGCAAGTTACGCCAGTGA